From Sulfurovum zhangzhouensis, the proteins below share one genomic window:
- a CDS encoding SHOCT domain-containing protein, whose protein sequence is MYPFGHCWGMGGWLVPIILLIILFYFLKEKQKRDTSSAQDILDHRYAKGEIDKEEYEERSKTLKKD, encoded by the coding sequence ATGTATCCATTTGGTCATTGTTGGGGAATGGGAGGATGGTTAGTACCTATCATATTATTGATTATTCTTTTTTATTTTCTCAAAGAGAAACAAAAAAGAGACACTTCTTCAGCGCAGGATATACTTGATCATCGGTATGCCAAAGGAGAAATAGATAAAGAGGAATACGAGGAAAGATCAAAGACTCTGAAAAAAGATTAG
- a CDS encoding DUF3147 family protein, giving the protein MAYYITKLIITSLLIVVISEVAKRSSLVGALLAAIPLVSILAMTWMYIDTDSSKSAVEFSQRIVWLIAPSMTLFLVFPFMIQKGFGFFISMTTSIVLTVFAYYSVIFILGKFGIKL; this is encoded by the coding sequence GTGGCTTACTATATTACAAAACTCATAATTACCTCACTTTTAATCGTTGTGATCTCTGAAGTTGCCAAGAGAAGCAGTCTGGTAGGTGCTTTGCTCGCAGCTATACCGTTGGTTTCAATATTGGCTATGACATGGATGTATATAGATACAGACAGCAGTAAAAGTGCAGTTGAATTTTCCCAGAGGATCGTTTGGCTGATTGCACCATCGATGACACTTTTTTTAGTTTTCCCATTTATGATCCAAAAAGGTTTCGGATTTTTTATCAGTATGACTACCTCTATAGTATTGACGGTTTTTGCGTACTATAGTGTTATTTTTATCCTTGGCAAATTTGGGATTAAACTGTAG
- a CDS encoding type II toxin-antitoxin system HicA family toxin, with protein MDAKEVLKVLLKEGFKEVSQKGSHKKLIKGDKTVIVAIHGAKDIPIGTLKGIEKQCGVKLR; from the coding sequence ATGGACGCAAAAGAAGTCCTAAAAGTTCTTTTAAAAGAAGGTTTTAAAGAGGTTTCCCAAAAGGGTTCACATAAGAAACTAATAAAAGGTGATAAAACGGTTATCGTGGCGATACACGGAGCCAAAGACATCCCTATAGGTACCTTAAAGGGTATCGAAAAGCAATGCGGAGTAAAGCTCCGCTAA
- a CDS encoding type II toxin-antitoxin system HicB family antitoxin, with the protein MEYIALIHKEDGSYVASVPDLNYTSSFGETFKDAVHKITEAAELYCEDLEKLPAARSLEELEKAAEIEAGDIPQIINPKVEKLRRINVMISSNIVDMADIRAKLLFDGNRSAYIQNLISIDARESGLNDTI; encoded by the coding sequence ATGGAATATATAGCACTTATTCATAAAGAAGATGGAAGTTATGTTGCATCAGTTCCTGATCTTAACTATACTTCAAGCTTTGGTGAAACCTTCAAAGATGCTGTACACAAAATTACTGAAGCTGCAGAGTTATACTGCGAAGATCTCGAAAAACTTCCTGCTGCAAGATCACTTGAAGAGCTTGAGAAAGCAGCGGAGATAGAAGCTGGTGATATACCACAAATTATCAACCCTAAAGTTGAAAAATTACGCCGTATAAACGTAATGATAAGTTCAAATATTGTAGATATGGCTGATATAAGAGCTAAATTATTATTTGATGGTAATAGAAGCGCATACATTCAAAATCTAATTTCAATAGATGCACGTGAGTCAGGTTTAAATGATACTATTTAG